The Candidatus Nitrospira nitrificans region AGGGAAGGTCTGATTTATTCTTCCCGCGGGATGTGCTAAAGGACACGCAGTCCTGATGAGGAGGCGCATCTATGCAGCAATCGACGTTTGCCGAGGTCACGTTTGAGCAATATCGCAAGCCCACCCGCCGTGAGCAGTTCCTCGACGAGATGAATCGCGTGGTGCCATGGGCGGAATTAGTGGCCGTGATCGAGCCGGTTTATCCCAAGGCCGATGGGCCGGGGCGTCCACCGGTCGGGATCGAACGCATGCTGCGCCTCCATTGCCTGCAACAGTGGTTTAACCTGTCGGACCCAGCTGTGGAAGAAGCGCTGTATGACTCACGGGCCATGCGACAGTTCGTCGGGATTGATCTGGGCCGTGAGCCCGTACCCGATGAGACGACGATCTGCAAGTTTCGCCACCTCCTGGAAGCCCACCAGTTGGGTGAGCAGCTCTTTGCACAGATCGGTGCGTATCTGACGAAGCAAGGGCTCCAGGTGAGCCGCGGCACCATCGTCGATGCGACCATCATCAGTGCGCCCAGTTCGACGAAGAACCGGACAAAGGAGCGGGATCCCGAGATGCATCAGACCAAGAAGGGCAATCAGTGGTATTTCGGTATGAAGGCCCATATCGGCGTGGACAGCCAGACGAAACTGATTCATTCGGTCGCGGCGACCGCTGCCAATGTGCATGACAGTCAGATGTTACCGGAGTTGCTGCATGGCCAGGAGACTCGGGTGTGGGGCGATGCCGCCTACAGTGGGCAACGCGAGGTGATCCGGCAGCATGCGCCTAAGGCCAAGAGTTTCATCCAGGCGAAAGCATACCGCTATCGACCGCTGAGTGAGGAGGAGCGGGCCAGGAACCGGACGAAATCGAAAGTGCGGGCCAAAGTGGAGCATACGTTCTTGGTGATCAAGCGCATCTTCGGCTGGGCCAAAGTCCGCTATCGCGGGTTGGCGAAGAATACCCATTGGCTGCATATCAGCTGCGGGTTGGCGAATCTGTACGTAGCGCGACGGCGGCTCATGGCGGGGACGTAGAAGACGTGTGTCCGGAGGCGGACAGCGGGCCATCGGACGGTGGGTGCGCCCGATAAAAAGGCTTCCGAGCCAGCGGATGCCCACCGAATTCACCCTGGTGATCACCCCAGAAACAGATTGCCGAGTGGAAACGTGAATTAATCAGATCTTCCCTAGGTTTTACTAATGGTGTAATACAGCGACACGGTTTCCGGAGTCGGCGGGACGCCGAGTTTGGTATGGAGTGCTTGGCTGAATCGCTGATACACGCCGATGGCCTCCGATCGACGTCCTAGCCGCACATAGGTCATCATCACCCGCCGGCACATCACTTCCGCAACCGGCTCCACCTCAAGCGCATGCAAATACTTTTGCGCCGCGTCGCCAACTTGACCGCGCTCTTCCAAGAGTGCGCCCAGCCGTTCGGTGAGATCGAGGAACTGTGCGCGCAATCGTTCTCGAACTGGCAAAGCCCAGGAAGCAGTCTCGCCTTGCAGGAAATGTCCATGATAGAAGCTGAGCACGCGCTCAATGGCGATGGTGTCTGCGCGATCAACGTCATGGGCTAAACGTTCAAATGCCACGTGATCCAGCGACACCAGCGATGGATCGAGCGAGACGTGCCGATCGGAAAGTTGCACCGCGTCATCATGACGCAGGAGTTTTTGGAGGCGGTGCAGCGTCGTCCGAAAGGCCTGGTCGGCCGCTTCGCCATCGGCCTCTGGCCACAAGGCTTCTTCAATGAGTTCTTGATTCGCTCCTGATGGTCCAGCTGCACAGAGGTACTTTAAGAGTTCGAGGGGCTTGCGTTGAGTCTTCCCGGTGGTGGTCAGCGAAACGTCATCAATCGCCACTTCGAATTTCCCCAAGGTGGTAATCCTTACCGGGTAAGGCCAGTGTTTCACTCCAGCAGAAGGAGCGCGCAGGTTACGGCGACGGATCACGCTGCGGACGTACTCGATCTCGATATCCGCCTCCAGTGCATGAGTCAAAAGATCGGCCATCACCTTTGGTCGCCACCAAAAGTCCAATACGAGGTAGTCGTGACGACAAGCAATTCCCAGCCCTTTTCGAAGATGTTCATTAACCAGATCAAATTGACCATCTAGCAGATGGGAGTGTGCGAACGTCATATGACATTCTGCTCTCATCCAAGGACTGCGTATCACTCGAGCATAGTCAATTACCGTCCCCAAATGCTCGCGGGCCTTCTCCATTTCACTCAATCCAATCAATACCTTTGCCATTCCACTATGGACATAACCAGCAAAGTAAGGCAGACAGAGGGAACTGATTTTTTCGACTGCTGATAAGGCAAAGTCGAGAGCTGAAGAAAAATCTCCTCTCATGAGTGATGCCGCCGCCCGGTAGTGACTACACAGCCCAAGGGAGAATTGTTGGTTGAAATGATTTTCCTCTTCCAATAGGTCAGCGAATCTTTCCACCCCTTGATTGTCTCCGACGACCGATGCATTACATGCCTGACAGGCTCTCACTAACGTCCTGAACACCAGGAGCCCGTGCCTTTCTGCGATCCCAAGCGCCTCCTCTAGCTTTGCCGTCGCCTGTGCAGGATGGCCGGTGCCCCATGCGTAATGTGCTTCCATTGCCTTCCAGGTTAAGAGATATACAGGCGAAAGAATGACACCCTTATTCCGTGTGGTTAAGCTACCCAGAGTTTGGCGCAGGCGAGGGAATTCTCCTCTCCAGAGCATCAGGTTCATGAATGTGGTTGCCACACCTACGCGAGCAGCCGGATCTTCTATCTCATTGAGGATTTGGTCTAAGGATTGATCCAGTTCTTCGAGCAGCTGGTGATGTGGGCAGGCGAAGATCAGTCCTTGAAGATTTGCAAGTACGTTTACCTTAGTGGCTGAAGAGGGAAATCCATTATGCTGCTGAAGGATTTTATGAAGCCGGTCTCCCCAGATAATAGCAGGGGCCATATCATCCGCGCGACAATAGTAGGCCTCAATAATGCCGCTGCAGGTGAGAAGCAATCCAGTAACGTCACCCCCAGTAGCTTTAAAGAGGTGATACGCCGTTTCTAAATCCGTTCGGGCGGTGATCGGATCGAACACTAATCGGCTGATTCCAGACCAGTACAGTAGCCATGGCCGTTGTTCCTGCTCGTCATGCGGAAAGAGCGATATGTATCTCTGTAACGTTTGGTTTCGTCCTTGTTGGAGCAACTTCTCAGCTATCTCGCAGATCAGCCGGCTGAGATCATCCCATGATTGTGTCTCCGCGTAGAGCGCGACGGCTGTATCCTGCTGCCCATGCCGCTCGGCCACTTGCGCGGCGGTGTGCGTGATACTTTGCAGTGCCTCCGCGTCGAAATGCGCGCGGCCTTGATAGAGAAGAAACTCCCGGAACAGATCATGGTACTGATAGCGCACCTGCGCGTCGGCGCGCCGATCCACGAACAGCCCTCGTTCGTACAGATCGCGAACGATCCGCGCGGCATCGGGATTCCCGCTGACCTCTTCAGCCATGGGCCCCGTCACCCACGGGAGAAGCGCCGTGCGCATCAAGACTTCTCTGGTGCGTGAATCCATGCCCATGAACACTTGTTTTGCGAAGTAGTGAAATACTTCAGTCTTTGTTTCGGGTGGAGCGGGCATGCTTAGGCTTTCATTCACCTTGATCCGTTCCAACAACAGTATCGTGCCGGCCACCCAACCGTTGGCTCTAGCATGAAGAGACCGAAGAGCTTCTTCATCGATGTCTGATACAGACCTTGCTAATGAGGCGGTTTCTTCGAAGGTGAGTCTCAAATCTTCCCACCGAATGTGTCCCACCCCATTGTGCACCAGTTCTCTTACAAACGGCTCAGGCGCTTCTCCACGGCTGATGCTAATGAGCGCCGCTCCCTCTGGAAACTCGGCGAGCGCGATGGGAAGTATACTGTGAAGGGCCGCCCCGACCGGTACCTCTTGATAATTGTCGAGAACCAACACCGCCGGCAGGGGAACCTTCGACCACAGCTCGCGCATGAACCGTCTCGTGAATCCCGGCACATCCGCCATGAATTCCGGCGTCAGTGCCGGTAAGCGAAGCCGCCTCCGCCCGGCCGCGGCTTGAGCGGCCAGCGCAAGGTAGTGAAAAAATGTGGCAAGATCGGCATCGCCGGGATCGACGTGATACCACAGCGCGCGCTGCTTGTGCGCGGCGAGATAACTGGCGACGAGGGAAGTCTTGCCCGCTCCCGGAGGACCGGCCACCCAAATCAACGGGTGGTGCCGACATCGTTCTTTGACCAATGTGAAGAGGCGCTCACGAGGGGTTACTGCATAGAGTCTGGGAGGAGTAAGTTTCGCGAGTGCGGCAGTCCGGCCCGGCATGCGTGCTCCGTATCTTTTAGCCGTGCGCCATTTTTATTGCCTCCGTAGAGGATAGCAACCGGCACAACTGACCCGACTTGTGATCCGCTTGCGCGATGCGAGCTGTTTCCACAGCGTGTCCGCATGTTGTTCAATAATCACCTTGCGGGCCGGAACCGAACCTGCTAATGTCTATACAACTGCCATACAAACGGAGATACGAATGGGCGCGAGTAACTTGCTTCGAAATGCCAGGCCGGTCAATGTGCGGGAGGCACAGGCGCAACTTTCCAAACTCATCCGTTCAAAGTCTCCCTCCCTGGTGGTGTCCCATGGAAAACCCGTCTCATTCCTTGTGCCCTACGAAGACATGTTGGACTTGGTCGAAACCCTTGATGAGCTGAAGGACAAGAAGCTCCTCGGCGAAATTGAACGGGCGCGCGCCGAGCACGCCCAAGGCAAACAGGTTCCTGCCGAACGTCTCTTCAAAAAGATGGGGCTATAGTTGCCCTACGAAGTTGTCTTTCCGAGCGAGCGAGTCGAGCGTGCATTTCAAAAGTCGTTAGAGCATGTTGCCGCCGACTACCGCGACGCTATTGTCACAGCCATTCGAACTCTCGCGACGAATCCGAAGCCTCAGGGCAAACGGACCAAGAAGCTCGCCGGTCGGCTCATCGTGTCGCAATTCACGGCTGAGTACCGCCTCCGCATCGGTCCTTACCGGGTGCTGTACGATGTCGACGATCAACAAAAAAAGGTAGTGATCTTGAAACTTGCCAAGCGGGATGAGCACACGTACAAATGACGGTGTTTGTCAACTCGCCTGTGGTCGGGGATGCCGCTTTGGTCCTTGGCTTGGCACCCATCAGTT contains the following coding sequences:
- a CDS encoding IS5 family transposase is translated as MQQSTFAEVTFEQYRKPTRREQFLDEMNRVVPWAELVAVIEPVYPKADGPGRPPVGIERMLRLHCLQQWFNLSDPAVEEALYDSRAMRQFVGIDLGREPVPDETTICKFRHLLEAHQLGEQLFAQIGAYLTKQGLQVSRGTIVDATIISAPSSTKNRTKERDPEMHQTKKGNQWYFGMKAHIGVDSQTKLIHSVAATAANVHDSQMLPELLHGQETRVWGDAAYSGQREVIRQHAPKAKSFIQAKAYRYRPLSEEERARNRTKSKVRAKVEHTFLVIKRIFGWAKVRYRGLAKNTHWLHISCGLANLYVARRRLMAGT
- a CDS encoding type II toxin-antitoxin system Phd/YefM family antitoxin, with amino-acid sequence MGASNLLRNARPVNVREAQAQLSKLIRSKSPSLVVSHGKPVSFLVPYEDMLDLVETLDELKDKKLLGEIERARAEHAQGKQVPAERLFKKMGL
- a CDS encoding type II toxin-antitoxin system RelE family toxin, producing the protein MPYEVVFPSERVERAFQKSLEHVAADYRDAIVTAIRTLATNPKPQGKRTKKLAGRLIVSQFTAEYRLRIGPYRVLYDVDDQQKKVVILKLAKRDEHTYK
- a CDS encoding BTAD domain-containing putative transcriptional regulator, whose translation is MPGRTAALAKLTPPRLYAVTPRERLFTLVKERCRHHPLIWVAGPPGAGKTSLVASYLAAHKQRALWYHVDPGDADLATFFHYLALAAQAAAGRRRLRLPALTPEFMADVPGFTRRFMRELWSKVPLPAVLVLDNYQEVPVGAALHSILPIALAEFPEGAALISISRGEAPEPFVRELVHNGVGHIRWEDLRLTFEETASLARSVSDIDEEALRSLHARANGWVAGTILLLERIKVNESLSMPAPPETKTEVFHYFAKQVFMGMDSRTREVLMRTALLPWVTGPMAEEVSGNPDAARIVRDLYERGLFVDRRADAQVRYQYHDLFREFLLYQGRAHFDAEALQSITHTAAQVAERHGQQDTAVALYAETQSWDDLSRLICEIAEKLLQQGRNQTLQRYISLFPHDEQEQRPWLLYWSGISRLVFDPITARTDLETAYHLFKATGGDVTGLLLTCSGIIEAYYCRADDMAPAIIWGDRLHKILQQHNGFPSSATKVNVLANLQGLIFACPHHQLLEELDQSLDQILNEIEDPAARVGVATTFMNLMLWRGEFPRLRQTLGSLTTRNKGVILSPVYLLTWKAMEAHYAWGTGHPAQATAKLEEALGIAERHGLLVFRTLVRACQACNASVVGDNQGVERFADLLEEENHFNQQFSLGLCSHYRAAASLMRGDFSSALDFALSAVEKISSLCLPYFAGYVHSGMAKVLIGLSEMEKAREHLGTVIDYARVIRSPWMRAECHMTFAHSHLLDGQFDLVNEHLRKGLGIACRHDYLVLDFWWRPKVMADLLTHALEADIEIEYVRSVIRRRNLRAPSAGVKHWPYPVRITTLGKFEVAIDDVSLTTTGKTQRKPLELLKYLCAAGPSGANQELIEEALWPEADGEAADQAFRTTLHRLQKLLRHDDAVQLSDRHVSLDPSLVSLDHVAFERLAHDVDRADTIAIERVLSFYHGHFLQGETASWALPVRERLRAQFLDLTERLGALLEERGQVGDAAQKYLHALEVEPVAEVMCRRVMMTYVRLGRRSEAIGVYQRFSQALHTKLGVPPTPETVSLYYTISKT